AGAAGATCGACGGCCTGGTTGAAGGTTGCGAGCATAGGGCCGTCGAGGCGGAGCGCCAACTCGACGAGGGCTGCGGCCTCGATGCGGATGTAGTCGGAAGGGCGGGTGGAATCTGCCGGATTGACGGGTGTGTGAGACATGATCGCGACCTTTCCGATGCTAGCAGAGGCGGTGTCTTGACCCTTCAACTGTGCTGATGCGGCAAATCGAATGCACGAATGGAGACGGAAGGAATAGAGTGGAAATGTCTGTGGGCCACGGGACCGATCTTCTGCAAGGGGAGATTTGGCATGGGGCAGACTCATTACATTATTCGCGGTGGAATTGAGGGCTGGGAGCGGCTGCGGATTCTCTCACGCGTGATGAGGCCGACTACCATGAGCCTTCTGGGACGGGTCGGTGTTCACCCAGGGATGAGATGCCTTGAGGTTGCCTTCGGCAGCGGCGATGTGGCGTTTGATTTAGCGGCCATAGTGGGATCCAGAGGGAGAGTCGTTGCGACCGATGTCGACCACGTCAAACTGGAGCGGACGACGCGCGAAGCGCAGGAGAGGGGCGTCCGGAATGTCGAGTTCAGATTGTCGGACATTCTCGCGGATGAGCCGGAGCACGGTTTTGACCTTGTTCATGCAAGGTTTTTGCTGACCCATCTTCCGGATCCTGCGAAGGCTCTGATGCGCATGCGACAGGCACTGCGGCCAGGCGGAGTCGTGGTGATTGAGGACGTCGACTTCAACGGCTACTTCTGCTATCCAGACTTCGAGGCACACCGGCGCTATGTCGAGTTGTACATAAGAACAGTGCAGCGAAGAGGCGGGGATCCGTGCATCGGACCGCGGCTGCCCAGCCTTCTGGAGAACGCGGGCTTTGAGGAGATTGGGATGAACGTGGTTCAGCCGGCGGGCACGGAGGGTGAGGTGAAACTGATCTCTCCGATCACCATGGAGAATATTGTCGATGCTGTGATCGCGGAGGGCTTCGCTTCACGGGACGAGGCTAAGGAATTGACAGCCCAGTTGTATGAGTTTGCGCGCAGGCCGGGGACGGTGGGTGCCATGCCGCGTGTTGTGGAGACGTGGGGTTACGTGGGACAGGTTGGACAGGCTTGAGAAAGGGCGTTACGAAGCGCTCCGCGATTGCGTCTAAACTGATGGAGTGGCGTGTTTTGTTCGTGCGCCGACGGAAGGATGTCGATCGTAATGCGTAAAGCACTGGTTCTGCTGGTGATGGTGGTGGGAATTAGCCTTCTGCTGTGGTCGGGGTGGCACAACCTTCGTGAGAGAAAGCTGGCGATGCAGCAGGCGCAGGAGAGCCATGCGATGCTGATTCCCGACAAGGGTAGCAGCTCATCGGGGCCCGCTATAGAGGGACCGACTCTGACGGGCAAGGCGGCGCCGGCGTTTGTGCTGACGACGCTGGATGGGAAGAAAGTCTCGCTGAGCGACTACAAGGGGCGTCCGGTGCTGGTGAACTTCTGGGCGACGTGGTGCGCGCCGTGCAAGCTGGAGATGCCGTGGTTTGAGGAGTTCCGCAAGCAGTATTCCGCGCAGGGGTTTGAGATTCTGGGAATCACGGATGACGCGGACGCGGGCAAGGATGTGATCTCGAAGGCAGTGCAGAAGACCGGCGTCACCTATCCGATCCTGTTAACGGACGGGAAGATCGACAAGGCCTATGGCGCGACGGATTATCTGCCGATGTCGTTCTACGTGGACCGGAATGGCGTAGTCGTCGAGGAGACGGCGGGGTTGGGGACGAAGGACGAGATTGAGGCGAACATCAAGAAGACGATTGCGTCGGCAAGCCAGGCTGGCTCGGCTGGTGGGCAGTGAGGCGCGCCGGATGGTTGGTTGCCGCGCTGGTGGCTGCTTCTGGAGCGCTTGAGGCACAGCAGCTCGGGAGCCTGAGCGCGAGCGCGGCCAAGCCGAAGCAGTATGTGAGCTACGCAGCAGAAGAGCAGGTGGTGAAGGCAGGGAAGCGCGGCATGATGGAGCTGCACTTTCGCGTTGCTGACGGCTTCCATGTGAACTCGCACACACCGAAGTCTGAGCTGCTGATCCCTACGGCGATCAAGCTCGATGAGGCGGACGGCGTGAAGCTGGGTGAGGTTGAGTATCCGGCGGGGACGTCGTACAGCTTCAGCTTTGAGCCGGGCGAGAAGCTGGATGTGTACTCAGGAGCGTTTACAGTGAAGATTCCGGTGGTGGCCGGGGTTGGAGGCCATACGGTGAACGGGACGCTGCGCTACCAGGCGTGCGACAACGCCGCGTGTTATCCACCGAAGAGCCTGCCCGTTGCGGTGGTTCTGACCGCGAAGTAGCGAGTCCGGTTCTCCTCAGGGCAGCGTGTGGGTGCTATGTCCTCCGCGATGGCATGATGGTACAAAACACATCAAGAGAGATGAGCAGGACGCGATGGACGAGTTCAGAAGACTGACAAGGCTGCCGGCGTATGTGTTCAACATTACGAGCGAGCTGAAGGCGGCGGCCCGCAAGCGCGGCGAAGACATCATCGACTTCGGAATGGGCAACCCGGATGGCGCGACTCCGAAGGCTATCGTGGACAAGCTTATCGAGGCGGCGCAGAAGACTCAGACGCACCGGTACTCGTTGTCTCGTGGGATACCGCGGCTGCGGCGCGCGATCACGAACTGGTACAAGACGCGCTACAACGTCGATCTCGACCCCGAGACCGAGGCGATTGTGACGATCGGTTCAAAGGAGGGAATCGCGCACCTGTGCCTGGCCGTGCTCGACGATGCCGATACGGTGGCGGTACCGAACCCGAGCTATCCGATCCACATCTACGGGCCGGTGATTGCTGGTTCAAAGTTGCAGACCATTCCTGTGGCAGAAGCTACTGCGGACGAGGTGCTGGCGAGGTTGGAGTATGAGTTGCCGCGCATGGAGCCCCGGCCGAAGCTGCTCATTCTTAACTTCCCGGCGAACCCGACGACGCAGTGTGTCGAGCTGCCTTTTTTCGAGCGTGTGGTTGGGCTTTGCAGAGAGCTGGGAATCTATCTTGTGCACGACCTGGCTTACGCCGACATTGTGTTCGACGGCTATCGCGCGCCGAGCGTGCTGGAGGTTCCAGGCGCGAAGGACATTGCAGTCGAGTTCTTTACGCTCTCGAAGAGCTACAACATGCCGGGCTGGCGCGTGGGCTTCATGGTGGGCAATCCGAAGCTGGTGGGCGCGCTGGGACGCATCAAGAGCTACTTCGACTATGGGACGTTTACGCCGATCCAGGTGGCCTCGATCGCCGCGCTTGAGGGCCCGCAGGATTGCGTGAAGCAGATTCGCGACACGTACAAGGCCCGCCGCGATGTTCTGGTGCCGGGGCTGAACAAGCTGGGCTGGAACGTTGAGCTGCCGAAGGCGACGATGTTTGCGTGGGCGAAGATTCCTGAGCAGTATCGCGCGATAGGCTCGATCGAGTTCTCGAAGAAGCTGCTGGCCGAGGCGAAGGTTGCGGTGAGCCCCGGCGTCGGCTTTGGCGAGCACGGCGATGGCCACGTACGGTTCTCGCTGATTGAAAACGAGGAGCGGACCCGGCAGGCTCTGCGCGGCATCAAGCATATGTTCAAGAATGGTTAGCGCATGCGCTTTGCCGCCGATAGAGGCGCGGGGCGTGCACTTGACGGCAGGTGCAATATGCGCCGGCGGCGTATACTAACTCGATAACAGCGCCAGTCTTGAGTGAGGGACAAGAGAGACATATGAGCAGCAATGGAAAGAGCCAGAGCGGGAGCGAGCACACCAACGGCTACAGAGTGCCGACGGGGCGCGCGGAGTGGATCGTCAAGCGGAAGACTGAGGCCGAGCGGACCGGCGACTGGAATATGTCGCAGATGCACTTTGCCCGCAAAGGGCTGATCACCGAGGAGATGGCCTTTGTGGCGCAGCGGGAGAAGATCTCACCGGAGCTGGTGCGGAGCGAGATCGCCAAGGGAACGATGATCATCCCCGCCAACATCAACCACGTTGAGCTGGAGCCGATGGCGATTGGTGTGGAGACGCTGTGCAAGATCAATGCGAACATCGGCAACTCGGCCATTGTGTCGAACGTGGATGAGGAGCTGAAGAAGCTGCACACGGCGGTGCACTTCGGCGCCGACACGGTGATGGACCTCTCGACCGGAGGCGATATCCCGATGATCCGCGAGGCGATTCTGCGGCATAGCCCTGTGCCGATCGGCACGGTGCCGATCTATGAGGCGCTGAGCCGCGTGAAGAAGCTCGAAGACCTGAACATCGATCTGTATCTCGAGGTGATCGAAGAGCAGGCGCAGCAGGGCGTGGACTACTTCACGATCCACGCTGGAGTTCTGATTCAGTACGTGCCGCTGGTGTCGAAGCGCATCACCGGCATTGTGAGCCGCGGCGGCGCGATCCTGGCGCAGTGGATGACGCACCACCACAAGCAGAACTTCCTGTACGAGAACTTCGACCGCATCACGAAGATCATGGCGAAGTACGACGTCAGCTACTCGCTGGGCGATGGTCTGCGGCCGGGCTGTGTGGCCGACGCGAGCGATGAGGCGCAGTTTGCTGAACTGAAGACGCTGGGCGAGTTGACACGGCAGGCGTGGAAGCACGACGTGCAGGTGATGATCGAAGGCCCAGGCCACGTGCCGATGGACAAGATCAAGGAGCAGGTCGATAAAGAGGTCGAGATGTGCGACGGCGCTCCGTTCTATGTGCTGGGCCCGTTGGTGACCGATATCGCTCCTGGCTACGACCACATCACGTCGGCGATTGGCGCGGCGATGATTGGGTGGCATGGGGCTTCGATGCTCTGTTACGTCACGCCGAAGGAGCACCTGGGACTGCCGAACGAGAAGGACGTCAAGGACGGCATCATCGCGTACAAGATCGCGGCCCACGCTGCCGACATTGCGCGGCACCGGCCGGGGGCTCGCGACCGCGACGACGCGATCTCGCATGCGAGGTACACCTTCGATTGGGACAAGCAGTTCGCGCTCTCGCTCGACCCGGAGACGGCTCGCGGGATGCATGATGAGACGCTGCCCGATGATTACTACAAAGAGGCGGCGTTCTGCTCGATGTGCGGGCCGAAGTTCTGCTCGATGAACTGGTCGAGCAAGGTGGACAAGTTCAACGAAGAGCAGCACGGGCTGAAGAAGCCGGACCTCACGCAGATTGTGACCGAGCAGATGGCGCTGCGGAGCTAGTTCGCCGGCTGAAAAGCTGATCCCTCCACTGCGCTTCGCTTTGGTCGGGATGACAGTTTTGATTCTGTGGCTCTTTAGGGATTAATTCCCGCCAAAACTGAGAGGCTGCACCCTGATTGAGGTGCGGCCTTTTCGTCTGATCAGGTCATCTGGCGTTGGGTCTGACTCGAACGGAAGATGGTGAGCGACGGATCCGCAGCGAGCTGCGATAGTCGCCGGTTGCGGCTGTTTCGGGGTCCGACCCGACGACGTCGTCGGGTCTAACTGCGCTGAAGTTGAAGGCCATTCCCGCAGCGTACGCCAGCGTACAGCGTGGCACGGAGAGGCAACAGTAATTTTCAGGAGCCAATCGGACCTCAAAAAGTTAGAGGGTATCCTTCTCCTCGCGATCGGAGCGCATGGCGAGAAGGGCAGGGGCGATGATCATAGCAAGAAAAACCAGTGCAAGAACCAAGTCGTGAACCATGATGGGGGGGACTCCCTGGGGGCGGCTTCAGCCGTCTCATCAAGCATGATGAGGCAGTTAATGACCTAGGGACATCCCACCTCGGACAGGGGGGATGTAACCCATTCGTTGTATGGAGCCTTTGAATGCAGCGTGCCGCGGTGGGTCGTCGCGGCTGGCTAATTGCTAATCCGCAAGAAGCTCACTTCGCCGCGGCTTCGAGGATTGTGGCGGAGTGGTTGAGAGCGTCGGCGAGGATCGTGAGCTGGGCTTGGGCGCGGGCGAGGTCGTCGGTAGAGATAGCCTCGTTGACTCCAGGAATGACGACGGCGGCGTAGCCGGTGAACTCGCCGGGAGCGTAGATGGTGTGTTTGTACCAGGAGCGATGCGGGAGGCCATTGGGATTCAGCAGGGCCTCCTCGGCTGAACGCAGGGCGTGATTGAGCGCGGCGGAGTCGGTCGGCGGCGCGAGCTGGCGGGAGCGGACCGAGGCGCCTGCGTCGGCGAAGCGGTGGGCCGCGGCGATGGCGGCGGAGAAGTCAAGCGCGAGCTTATCCGTCCGGGCACGTCGCTGTGCCGTGTCGAGGTAGCTCAGAATCTCGCGGCCATAGAGCTGGTAGTCGTAGGGCAGCACATCGGTGTCGGCCATGTGGAGAATCTCAAGGCCAAAGACGCGGGCCTGCTGCTGCTCGTAGACAAAGGTGGGGTCGGCGAATTTGATGAACCAGTTGTAGTTGTCGAAGACGGAGTGATAGACCCCGTAAGGGCCTTCGGAACCAATGTCCGTCGAAGGCACACCGAGGTGCTGAAGGAAGGGCGTGTAATCGGAGCCGGAGCCGAGATCGCCGACGCGGACATCTTCTTCGACGTCGGCGTTGAAGCGTGAGGGGCCGCCGGTGGTTCCGGCCGTTATGCTGGCGCGGCGCTCGGCGTCGGCCTTCTCGGACTCCTTCCACCGCTCGTAGACGGTGCCGCCCTTCGGGCTTGGGACCTCCCGCGTGACCTCGCGGACGAACTCCTTGAGCGAGGGGACTGCTGCTGCCTTGAAGTCACTCCCGGAGACGGCTACGTCGGTGTTGAGGTAGGCGACGGCATGGGCGAGATGGCTGGCGTGCTGCTCGGCCCATTCGGTGGAGCCCATGAGCCCTTCTTCTTCCGCGTCCCATGAGGCAATGACGATGCGCCGTTTCGGACGCCATCCCTGCTTCAAAAGATCGCCGAGGCCATGGACGGCCTCGAGCATGGCGGCGGTACCGCTGTTGGGGTCGACTGCGCCGTATACCCAGGCGTCGCGATGGTTGCCGGCGACGACCCATTCCTCCTTCTGCGAGGGATCGGTGCCGTCGATGGTGCCGATGACGTCCCAGATGGTGCGGAGCGCGGTGTCCTGCACAAGCTTCATGTGAACAGTAATCTTGCCGTTGCCGTTGCCGCCAATGCCGAGGTGGTAGGTGAAGGGAAGCGCACCCTGCCACGCACGGGGAGATTCGGCTCCTCCAAGGCACTTGAGAATGGGGGCCGCATCCTTGTACGAGAGCGGGTTGACAGGGATGCTTGGCTGGTTCGCCTGCAGCTTGTCGAGCGGAATGCGCGCGGAGTCAGGCAGGTCGGGAGTGGAGGCAATGCCGGGAGTCTGCGGATCGCCGGGGTAGATCGGCAGAAACTGCACGGAGCCACGCTGAACTCCGGTCGCAGGTCTGTAAGGGCCCTTGGGATAGACATCGCCGCGGAAGTAGCCGTCGTCGGCGGGGTCCGAGTAGATGAGGACGCCCTTGGCTCCGTACTGTTGCGCGAGGTAGACCTTCACTCCGCGAAAGTTGGTTCCGTAGCGGACGAGGACGATCTTGTCCTTGACGCTGATGCCCATGCTGGCGAGCTTTTTGAAGTCGGCGAGATCGCCGTAATTGGCGTAGATGACCTCGCCGGCCACGTCGCCGGAGGGCGAGGAACCGCTGAAGGCCGGCAGAATGCGCGGGTCGTCCTGAAAGGGATCGCCACCGTTCCGGTTGGGGTCAACGTGTTCGGGCGACGGACCGGACATGATCTGTTTGCCGTTGGAGTCGAAGGCCTCGACAAGGATGCTGGTGGGCTTGTTGATCAGGACCTTGTAGGGAACGATGTCAGTGTGGAGACCGGCTGCCTTGAACTTGTCGGCGACGTAGAGCGCGGTGGCGTAGTCCTCGGGTGAACTGGCCCAGTGCGGCGCGGCGGTCAGGGTCTTGAGATGCTGGCCGGCGAGTGTGGCGTCTGGGATAGCAAGGAAGGCCGAGTCCCATTTGGCCTGCTCGGTGAAGTCGCGGTAGCCGAAGACCCTTGGGGTTTGCGCTGTCGCAGTGAGGCCAAGGAGGGGGAAGAGGCAAACCAGGGTACTGAGACGGCGCAAGAGCAAACCTCGCGAATCATATGGGAATGCGCCTTCAAGGGTATCAAAGGAACCCCCCGACCGCCGAGAACGGGGACAAACTGGCGCAGGCATCGCTCATCTTCCCCCTCTGCAGGGAGAGAAAACAGAGACGCCCGTGGATCTCTCGGGATTGTCGGTAAATCAGGCGACCGGCTGGCTGCAGAATTTGCAGCGGTGTGCGGCCAGTGGGATGTCGGACAGGCACTCCGGACAGGGCTTGGTCGTCGCAGCCTCCGGGCTGTTGGTCCGCGCGAGCAGCTTCTGAATGGGAAGCACGAAGAAGAAGTAGATGACGAAGGCGATGATCAGGAAGTTGATGCAGGCTGTTAGAAAGCTGCCGTACTTGATCGGGGTGCCGTTGAGGTTGAAGACGAAGGATGAAAAGTCAGGCTTACCGACGAAAGCTCCAATGAACGGGCTGATGACGTCATCGACGAGGGATTTGGTGATGGCGGAAAAGGCGGCACCTATGATGACTGCGACGGCGAGGTCGATGACGTTGCCGCGCAGAATGAAGTCGCGAAAGCCTTTGAGCATGTTCTGAACTCCCTTGAGTAAATTGACCGCCAGAAGCACGGCGAGTATATGACAGGGGCAGTGAAAATACAGCAGAAAACGTTTCTGACATTTATTTGCGACAGGTTAGCCGGGTGGACAGGCCAATCCTCCGTATCAAACAATTGCATGGGATCGGATCAGGATTTGGGAAATGTGAGAGCCGCCGTGGAGACTTCGAGTGTGCCGATGTTGTTAGTAGTTTTGTCGATGACTCCCAGGCGCAGATAGAAATCGCCCTTTGCAGGCATGGCAATCTCCTGGCTGAGTTGGAGACCGCCGCGGATCGCTGCTGCATAGTCCTGCTCGGTTAGATGAAGGGGCACGACGCGGTTGACATCATTCATGATATTGCCTATGGCATCGTAGCCAATGATCATGAATTCAAGATTGGCGGAACGTGTGCCGTGCTCGTCATCCCAGTGGATGTCCCGGGGATCGACAGCATAATCGATGTGGTAGCGGCGCTGGGAGTGCAGGGAGACAGCCGCTAGGGTATGTTTCGCGGCTTTGCTGGATGTGTCCTGCGCAGGTGGGTTGATGATTCCCGAGGGAGTGACCAGGACCTTGAAGAGTATTTCACTGGGGTTGGGCGCGCCACGTTTCATCGTGACGGCGATAGCGCTGGCAACGCTGCTCTGCGATTCGGTCACGGACTGCTGATTGGATGGAGTGACAGGGTTGTCACTGGCGATGTACCCGGTGCGATAAGCAAGCTGGTAGTGGTGTCCCTCAAGAGCGACCTTGATCTTGCGCTGTTTGCCGTTCCAGTTTTTGTTGGTGGGGACGTAGGTAAGCGTGTAGTAGTTGGAGCCCGAGTCGATGGCTTTGGTTATCAGGCCTGATATGTCATTGGAACCGTAGAAGGCGTGACCGCCGGTATCGTCGGCGAGTCTGAGCATGGTGGACTGTTCTGAGATCAGTCGGGATTCGAAGGCTGAACTCTCTCGCGCGATGCGGCCGGGATCGTTCCTAAGGGAGCCAGGGGGGCCTGAGGAGTTCGAGGCGAAGAAGGTGGAGTCTGCCTGAACTCCTCGACCATCGACCGGGTAGATGGCAACGCGACTCTTGGAGAGTTCGTCGGAGATGCGTGTGACAGACTTGGAAAAATCGACGCTGTTATCGAATATTCGTGCACCCATCTGGGCGGAATCAGTGTCGACAAGCAGCCCGAGGGGGAAGGACCCGGAGACCCAGATAAGGTTCTTGCGCCCAGGAAGGGCGGCGAGGTACCGGCTGAGCTGAGTGAAGGCATCGACGGTTTGGCGAACGCGCTCCTCGGTCTGGAAGTTATCGACGGAACGATTGAATGTAGCGAGAGCCGAACCAGGATCGTAGGGAGAAGCTTCGTAAGCGCCAGAACTCGACATTACCATTGGCCCCAGTGAGGCGGACGTTTCGGATGCAGAAGCGGCTTGCAGAGTAGCGGTAGCCGCAGCGCGGGCAAGGACGGCCTTAAGGACAGCAGGATCAGAGGTAAAGCCTTGCAGCATGACGAGGTCGTTGCTGAGGCCGAAGATGGCGACGCGGCTGCCAGGGGGAAGGGTTTCAGCGAGGATTTTGAGCTGAGAACGAATAGAAGGCTGGCTCGTCTGAGGTGTATTCAAGGCATCGAGCAGGATGATATTGAGTGCGCTGCCTTGCGGACCGGTGACGACATTTGTGAAAGTGTTTGGCGGAAGTTTTGGTTGAGGTAAGGATGGAGTCGCGATGGTGGGGGTCGCTGCTGTCTCGTCGAAGTGTCGAATTGTCTGAGCGAGGTTGTCTTCACGAACGACGAAATCGGAGGCCTTGAGATTGTGGACGGGCTGGTTCTTTGAGTCGGTGACAACCACGTCGATAACGACAATGCGGGCATTCTCGCGGATCGTCGGTGTCTCTGACGGCGGAGGCTGCTGGGCCAGGGAAGATGTCAAAGATGCGGCGGCTAGAAGAAGGGCGCATGTAGGAATGGAAGATAGGGTTCTCATGGTTGGTCGCGCGAAGAATAGCACGGTGCCAGGAGAACGAGAAAGAAAAGGTCTACGGGATGCGATCTGGAGAGATGTTGGCAGACGAACGTTAATGCGAGGAGGTTATCCAGCCTGCGTAAGGGTAGAGCAGGAAGAAGATGATCATGCAGAGGGCCATAAGGTCCATGTAGACGAGCAGGATAACTCCACCGTGATAGAAGCCCCAGCGGGTACGCATACAGCGAAGATGATCGATCATACCGGCGGTTGCTACGAGAGCAGGGAGCGCTATGTACGGGTTTGCGCGATTGTGGGGAAAGTCCGAGAGTAGAATCGCCGCCCCGAGGCTGACGAGCACCAGAATGCCACCGCGCAGCAGGGATCTCATTCTCGGGTTGAAAAAACGGGGGATCACGCCGCTAGGAATAGCTTAGATGGTTTTTGCTATTCGCGGCGGAACCCCTCATTGGCTCGCGAGAT
The Edaphobacter bradus genome window above contains:
- a CDS encoding TlpA family protein disulfide reductase, translated to MRKALVLLVMVVGISLLLWSGWHNLRERKLAMQQAQESHAMLIPDKGSSSSGPAIEGPTLTGKAAPAFVLTTLDGKKVSLSDYKGRPVLVNFWATWCAPCKLEMPWFEEFRKQYSAQGFEILGITDDADAGKDVISKAVQKTGVTYPILLTDGKIDKAYGATDYLPMSFYVDRNGVVVEETAGLGTKDEIEANIKKTIASASQAGSAGGQ
- a CDS encoding protein-disulfide reductase DsbD N-terminal domain-containing protein, with the protein product MRRAGWLVAALVAASGALEAQQLGSLSASAAKPKQYVSYAAEEQVVKAGKRGMMELHFRVADGFHVNSHTPKSELLIPTAIKLDEADGVKLGEVEYPAGTSYSFSFEPGEKLDVYSGAFTVKIPVVAGVGGHTVNGTLRYQACDNAACYPPKSLPVAVVLTAK
- the alaC gene encoding alanine transaminase, whose protein sequence is MDEFRRLTRLPAYVFNITSELKAAARKRGEDIIDFGMGNPDGATPKAIVDKLIEAAQKTQTHRYSLSRGIPRLRRAITNWYKTRYNVDLDPETEAIVTIGSKEGIAHLCLAVLDDADTVAVPNPSYPIHIYGPVIAGSKLQTIPVAEATADEVLARLEYELPRMEPRPKLLILNFPANPTTQCVELPFFERVVGLCRELGIYLVHDLAYADIVFDGYRAPSVLEVPGAKDIAVEFFTLSKSYNMPGWRVGFMVGNPKLVGALGRIKSYFDYGTFTPIQVASIAALEGPQDCVKQIRDTYKARRDVLVPGLNKLGWNVELPKATMFAWAKIPEQYRAIGSIEFSKKLLAEAKVAVSPGVGFGEHGDGHVRFSLIENEERTRQALRGIKHMFKNG
- a CDS encoding M28 family metallopeptidase; the encoded protein is MRRLSTLVCLFPLLGLTATAQTPRVFGYRDFTEQAKWDSAFLAIPDATLAGQHLKTLTAAPHWASSPEDYATALYVADKFKAAGLHTDIVPYKVLINKPTSILVEAFDSNGKQIMSGPSPEHVDPNRNGGDPFQDDPRILPAFSGSSPSGDVAGEVIYANYGDLADFKKLASMGISVKDKIVLVRYGTNFRGVKVYLAQQYGAKGVLIYSDPADDGYFRGDVYPKGPYRPATGVQRGSVQFLPIYPGDPQTPGIASTPDLPDSARIPLDKLQANQPSIPVNPLSYKDAAPILKCLGGAESPRAWQGALPFTYHLGIGGNGNGKITVHMKLVQDTALRTIWDVIGTIDGTDPSQKEEWVVAGNHRDAWVYGAVDPNSGTAAMLEAVHGLGDLLKQGWRPKRRIVIASWDAEEEGLMGSTEWAEQHASHLAHAVAYLNTDVAVSGSDFKAAAVPSLKEFVREVTREVPSPKGGTVYERWKESEKADAERRASITAGTTGGPSRFNADVEEDVRVGDLGSGSDYTPFLQHLGVPSTDIGSEGPYGVYHSVFDNYNWFIKFADPTFVYEQQQARVFGLEILHMADTDVLPYDYQLYGREILSYLDTAQRRARTDKLALDFSAAIAAAHRFADAGASVRSRQLAPPTDSAALNHALRSAEEALLNPNGLPHRSWYKHTIYAPGEFTGYAAVVIPGVNEAISTDDLARAQAQLTILADALNHSATILEAAAK
- the thiC gene encoding phosphomethylpyrimidine synthase ThiC — protein: MSSNGKSQSGSEHTNGYRVPTGRAEWIVKRKTEAERTGDWNMSQMHFARKGLITEEMAFVAQREKISPELVRSEIAKGTMIIPANINHVELEPMAIGVETLCKINANIGNSAIVSNVDEELKKLHTAVHFGADTVMDLSTGGDIPMIREAILRHSPVPIGTVPIYEALSRVKKLEDLNIDLYLEVIEEQAQQGVDYFTIHAGVLIQYVPLVSKRITGIVSRGGAILAQWMTHHHKQNFLYENFDRITKIMAKYDVSYSLGDGLRPGCVADASDEAQFAELKTLGELTRQAWKHDVQVMIEGPGHVPMDKIKEQVDKEVEMCDGAPFYVLGPLVTDIAPGYDHITSAIGAAMIGWHGASMLCYVTPKEHLGLPNEKDVKDGIIAYKIAAHAADIARHRPGARDRDDAISHARYTFDWDKQFALSLDPETARGMHDETLPDDYYKEAAFCSMCGPKFCSMNWSSKVDKFNEEQHGLKKPDLTQIVTEQMALRS
- a CDS encoding permease, with product MRSLLRGGILVLVSLGAAILLSDFPHNRANPYIALPALVATAGMIDHLRCMRTRWGFYHGGVILLVYMDLMALCMIIFFLLYPYAGWITSSH
- a CDS encoding class I SAM-dependent methyltransferase, encoding MGQTHYIIRGGIEGWERLRILSRVMRPTTMSLLGRVGVHPGMRCLEVAFGSGDVAFDLAAIVGSRGRVVATDVDHVKLERTTREAQERGVRNVEFRLSDILADEPEHGFDLVHARFLLTHLPDPAKALMRMRQALRPGGVVVIEDVDFNGYFCYPDFEAHRRYVELYIRTVQRRGGDPCIGPRLPSLLENAGFEEIGMNVVQPAGTEGEVKLISPITMENIVDAVIAEGFASRDEAKELTAQLYEFARRPGTVGAMPRVVETWGYVGQVGQA
- the mscL gene encoding large conductance mechanosensitive channel protein MscL — encoded protein: MLKGFRDFILRGNVIDLAVAVIIGAAFSAITKSLVDDVISPFIGAFVGKPDFSSFVFNLNGTPIKYGSFLTACINFLIIAFVIYFFFVLPIQKLLARTNSPEAATTKPCPECLSDIPLAAHRCKFCSQPVA
- a CDS encoding VWA domain-containing protein, with the translated sequence MTSSLAQQPPPSETPTIRENARIVVIDVVVTDSKNQPVHNLKASDFVVREDNLAQTIRHFDETAATPTIATPSLPQPKLPPNTFTNVVTGPQGSALNIILLDALNTPQTSQPSIRSQLKILAETLPPGSRVAIFGLSNDLVMLQGFTSDPAVLKAVLARAAATATLQAASASETSASLGPMVMSSSGAYEASPYDPGSALATFNRSVDNFQTEERVRQTVDAFTQLSRYLAALPGRKNLIWVSGSFPLGLLVDTDSAQMGARIFDNSVDFSKSVTRISDELSKSRVAIYPVDGRGVQADSTFFASNSSGPPGSLRNDPGRIARESSAFESRLISEQSTMLRLADDTGGHAFYGSNDISGLITKAIDSGSNYYTLTYVPTNKNWNGKQRKIKVALEGHHYQLAYRTGYIASDNPVTPSNQQSVTESQSSVASAIAVTMKRGAPNPSEILFKVLVTPSGIINPPAQDTSSKAAKHTLAAVSLHSQRRYHIDYAVDPRDIHWDDEHGTRSANLEFMIIGYDAIGNIMNDVNRVVPLHLTEQDYAAAIRGGLQLSQEIAMPAKGDFYLRLGVIDKTTNNIGTLEVSTAALTFPKS